Proteins from a single region of Pseudomonas sp. 10S4:
- a CDS encoding ATPase, with translation MKLVLVSTLAVAALLTGCSIPTAPKAVSSLDMPVTRSSAASVASGRTVSLGILYSPSTQANRDYLRNYQANAGTGFGQSLLDQPIHDAYVKTSNPDFAVDGVKASLQRQFGSVTVYPDMQSLRAARPDVVAIVDTHSQLMTSRSSDIKVDVSASFYDSKFNYIGTAQGHDAKSLSPVWADFNRSEEIVADINQQQDVQVRALQKFDQSLSNLLTRPTTNVSMISNSTDQKLY, from the coding sequence ATGAAACTTGTGCTTGTTAGTACGTTAGCTGTCGCAGCGCTGTTAACCGGATGCTCCATTCCCACTGCACCCAAAGCGGTCTCCTCGCTCGATATGCCGGTCACTCGCTCCAGTGCCGCAAGCGTCGCCAGCGGCAGAACGGTGTCGCTGGGCATCCTCTACAGCCCGAGCACCCAGGCCAACCGCGATTACCTGCGCAACTACCAGGCCAACGCCGGCACCGGTTTCGGCCAGAGCCTGCTGGATCAGCCGATCCACGACGCCTACGTCAAGACATCCAACCCGGACTTTGCCGTGGATGGCGTCAAGGCCTCGTTGCAGCGCCAGTTCGGTTCGGTGACGGTCTATCCGGACATGCAAAGCCTGCGGGCTGCCAGACCCGACGTGGTTGCCATTGTCGATACCCACAGCCAATTGATGACTTCACGCAGTTCGGATATCAAGGTGGATGTCAGCGCGAGCTTCTATGATTCGAAGTTCAATTACATCGGGACTGCCCAGGGCCATGACGCTAAATCATTGAGTCCTGTATGGGCCGACTTTAATCGCAGCGAAGAGATTGTGGCGGATATTAACCAGCAACAGGATGTGCAAGTTCGGGCGCTGCAGAAGTTTGACCAGTCGCTCAGTAATTTACTGACCAGACCGACAACTAATGTGTCGATGATCAGCAATAGCACGGATCAGAAGTTGTATTGA
- a CDS encoding cupin domain-containing protein: MKVLSLLAALALTVSASAFAHDPSEKVTVLQDELLQNVPGKKAMMIEVDYKPGQSSIAHKHDGTAMAYVLSGQITSQVKGQKAITYKTGEYWYEPAGSEHLISKNASATQPAKLLVFMVLSPDEKVLIPLNN; encoded by the coding sequence ATGAAAGTTCTGAGTTTACTCGCCGCCCTGGCCCTGACCGTTTCCGCTTCGGCCTTCGCCCACGACCCTTCGGAAAAGGTCACCGTGCTGCAGGATGAACTGCTGCAAAACGTGCCTGGCAAAAAAGCCATGATGATTGAGGTGGACTACAAACCCGGCCAATCGTCCATCGCCCATAAACATGACGGCACGGCCATGGCGTATGTGCTCTCGGGGCAAATCACCTCTCAGGTCAAAGGCCAGAAGGCGATCACCTACAAGACTGGCGAGTACTGGTATGAACCGGCGGGCTCCGAGCATTTGATCTCGAAAAACGCCAGTGCAACCCAACCGGCCAAACTGTTGGTGTTCATGGTGTTATCGCCGGACGAGAAAGTGTTGATCCCTTTGAATAACTGA